Proteins encoded within one genomic window of Streptomyces sp. NBC_01314:
- a CDS encoding diguanylate cyclase domain-containing protein, producing MGEDRRLRAVVALARGMAGARTSRETWWAAADGSCRALSGSFAALSVWERERGLLRVLVNVGNRTADEDEFPEDETYPVYEFPEIAEFLHERWLEGGEPNAWVETAAGPVAGRRPGGYCHQRVAALRRRGRGCCVVAPVVLNGRAWGELYVARPAGAPVFHRDDAAFATVLASVVAAGLAQSERLEEARRLAFTDPLTGLGNRRAVDLRLDEAMEAHRRDGTVISLVVCDLNGLKKVNDSLGHAMGDQLLERFGSVLSRCAAELSGVLVARLGGDEFCLLAVGPSADEVVRVASDLCVRARELEPGDGVACGVASTGDRIGPLRSARRLFRLADAAQYRAKAAGSVEPVVAGREGEEGEDPVVSLADRPPAPVDPAHPGDRRRIRGRRS from the coding sequence ATGGGAGAGGACAGGCGGCTGAGGGCCGTGGTGGCGTTGGCGCGCGGGATGGCTGGGGCGCGTACGTCGCGGGAGACGTGGTGGGCGGCCGCGGACGGGTCGTGTCGGGCCCTGTCGGGCAGCTTCGCCGCGCTGTCCGTGTGGGAGCGGGAACGTGGGCTGCTGCGGGTGCTCGTCAACGTGGGGAACCGGACGGCGGACGAGGACGAGTTCCCGGAGGACGAGACGTACCCGGTGTACGAGTTCCCGGAGATCGCGGAGTTTTTGCACGAGCGATGGCTGGAGGGCGGTGAGCCCAACGCCTGGGTGGAGACGGCGGCCGGGCCGGTCGCCGGGCGGCGTCCCGGCGGCTACTGCCACCAGCGGGTCGCCGCGCTGCGCCGGCGAGGCCGCGGCTGCTGTGTGGTGGCGCCCGTCGTGCTGAACGGCCGGGCGTGGGGCGAGCTGTATGTGGCCCGGCCCGCCGGGGCGCCCGTCTTCCACCGCGACGACGCCGCGTTCGCGACCGTGCTCGCCTCGGTCGTGGCGGCCGGACTCGCGCAGTCCGAGCGGCTGGAGGAGGCCCGGCGCCTCGCCTTCACCGACCCTCTCACCGGGCTCGGCAACCGGCGCGCGGTCGATCTCCGGCTCGACGAGGCGATGGAGGCACACCGGCGCGACGGCACGGTGATCAGCCTCGTCGTCTGCGACCTCAACGGTCTGAAGAAGGTCAACGACTCCTTGGGGCACGCGATGGGCGATCAACTGCTGGAGAGGTTCGGTTCGGTGCTGTCGAGGTGCGCGGCCGAGCTGTCCGGGGTGCTGGTCGCGCGGCTCGGCGGGGACGAGTTCTGTCTGCTCGCGGTGGGGCCGTCGGCGGACGAGGTGGTACGGGTCGCCAGTGATCTCTGTGTGCGGGCGAGGGAGCTGGAGCCGGGTGACGGGGTCGCCTGTGGCGTCGCGTCCACCGGGGATCGGATCGGGCCGTTGCGCTCGGCCCGGCGGCTCTTCCGGCTGGCCGACGCGGCGCAGTACCGGGCCAAGGCCGCGGGCTCCGTCGAGCCGGTCGTCGCGGGGCGTGAGGGGGAGGAGGGCGAGGACCCGGTGGTCAGTCTCGCCGACCGGCCGCCCGCGCCGGTCGATCCCGCGCACCCGGGGGACCGGCGCCGCATTCGAGGGCGCCGGTCCTAG
- a CDS encoding Ig-like domain-containing protein yields MEKRVMTNSKRRRGLTVASALLGGVLVLSACSGGDGDNASGNDGGDSSQAKVDEAAAEKTSEADIKITPKDGSDNASINNSAKVTVSKGTLTDVKMTTSEGTAVTGEISADKKSWAPSTQLERSTGYKITAAAEDSEGREAHENAAFTTVSPANSFIGNFTPEDGSTVGVGMPVSINFDKAITNKAAVQKGITVSSTSGQEVVGHWFNANRIDFRPEDYWQGNSTVTLKLALDGVEGAEGVYGVQQKTVTFKIGRNQVSIVDAKTKTMKVTQDGKTVKTIPISAGSPENKTYQGVMVMSEKFKETRMNGATVGFTDDDGKGEYDIKDVPHAIRLTTSGTFIHGNYWGADSVFGNVNTSHGCVGLNDTKGANDPDTEGAWFYDNSIVGDVVDIRNTGDKTVAPDNGLNGWNLSWADWTAGSEA; encoded by the coding sequence ATGGAGAAGCGTGTGATGACGAACAGTAAGCGGCGCAGGGGCCTGACGGTCGCGTCCGCACTGCTCGGCGGGGTGCTGGTGCTCTCTGCGTGCAGCGGAGGCGACGGCGACAACGCGTCCGGGAACGACGGCGGGGACTCCTCGCAGGCCAAGGTCGACGAGGCGGCAGCCGAGAAGACCTCCGAGGCCGATATCAAGATCACACCGAAGGACGGCTCCGACAACGCCTCCATCAACAACTCGGCCAAGGTCACCGTGAGCAAGGGCACGCTCACGGACGTGAAGATGACCACCTCCGAGGGCACCGCCGTCACGGGTGAGATATCCGCGGACAAGAAGAGCTGGGCGCCGAGCACCCAGCTGGAGCGGTCCACCGGCTACAAGATCACGGCCGCCGCCGAGGACTCGGAGGGGCGCGAGGCCCACGAGAACGCGGCGTTCACGACGGTCTCGCCCGCCAACAGCTTCATCGGCAACTTCACGCCCGAGGACGGCTCGACCGTCGGCGTCGGTATGCCGGTCTCGATCAACTTCGACAAGGCGATCACCAACAAGGCCGCCGTGCAGAAGGGGATCACCGTCTCCAGCACCTCCGGCCAGGAGGTCGTCGGACACTGGTTCAACGCCAACCGCATCGACTTCCGCCCCGAGGACTACTGGCAGGGGAACTCCACCGTCACCCTGAAGCTCGCGCTCGACGGGGTCGAGGGCGCCGAGGGTGTCTACGGTGTGCAGCAGAAGACCGTGACCTTCAAGATCGGCCGCAACCAGGTCTCGATCGTCGACGCCAAGACGAAGACGATGAAGGTCACGCAGGACGGCAAGACCGTCAAGACCATCCCGATCTCCGCCGGCTCGCCCGAGAACAAGACGTACCAGGGCGTCATGGTGATGTCGGAGAAGTTCAAGGAGACGCGCATGAACGGCGCGACCGTGGGCTTCACCGACGACGACGGCAAGGGCGAGTACGACATCAAGGACGTGCCGCACGCCATCCGACTCACCACCTCCGGGACGTTCATCCACGGCAACTACTGGGGCGCCGACTCGGTCTTCGGCAACGTCAACACCAGCCACGGCTGTGTCGGTCTGAACGACACGAAGGGTGCCAACGACCCCGACACCGAGGGTGCCTGGTTCTACGACAACTCGATCGTCGGTGACGTCGTGGACATCCGGAACACCGGTGACAAGACGGTCGCCCCGGACAACGGCCTCAACGGCTGGAACCTGAGCTGGGCCGACTGGACGGCCGGCTCGGAGGCCTGA
- the hutH gene encoding histidine ammonia-lyase: MDTVVLGTSGVTAADVLAVARAGARIELSDEAVAALAAAREIVDALAAKPEPVYGVSTGFGALATRHISPELRARLQRNIVRSHAAGMGPRVEREVVRALMFLRLKTVCSGRTGVRPGVAQTMADVLNAGITPVVHEYGSLGCSGDLAPLSHCALTLMGEGDAEGPDGVVRPAGELLAEHGIAPVELREKEGLALLNGTDGMLGMLVMALADLDMLYTSADITAAISLEALLGTDRVLAPELHAIRPHPGQAASAANMLAVLKGSELTGHHQDDAPRVQDAYSVRCAPQVAGAGRDTLAHARLVAERELAAAVDNPVVLPDGRVESNGNFHGAPVAYVLDFLAIAVADLASIAERRTDRLLDKNRSHGLPPFLADDAGVDSGLMIAQYTQAALVSELKRLAVPASADSIPSSAMQEDHVSMGWSAARKLRTAVDNLTRVLAVELYAGTRGVELREGLVAAPATRAVVEAVRGAGVEGPGADRFLAPDLALADAFVRDGRLVAAAESVTGPLA, translated from the coding sequence GTGGACACGGTGGTCCTCGGGACGTCCGGGGTCACCGCGGCCGACGTCCTCGCCGTGGCGCGCGCCGGCGCCCGGATCGAGCTCTCCGACGAGGCGGTGGCCGCCCTTGCCGCGGCCCGCGAGATCGTGGACGCGCTGGCGGCCAAGCCGGAGCCCGTCTACGGGGTCTCCACCGGCTTCGGCGCCCTGGCGACCCGGCACATCAGCCCGGAGCTGCGGGCCCGGCTCCAGCGCAACATCGTCCGCTCGCACGCCGCCGGCATGGGGCCGAGGGTGGAGCGCGAGGTCGTCCGCGCGCTGATGTTCCTGCGGCTGAAGACGGTCTGCTCCGGCCGCACCGGCGTACGGCCCGGGGTCGCGCAGACCATGGCAGACGTCCTCAACGCCGGAATCACCCCCGTCGTCCACGAGTACGGCTCCCTCGGCTGCTCCGGCGACCTGGCGCCGCTGTCCCACTGCGCGCTCACCCTGATGGGCGAGGGCGACGCGGAGGGTCCGGACGGGGTCGTACGGCCGGCCGGTGAGCTGCTCGCCGAGCACGGCATCGCCCCCGTCGAGCTGCGCGAGAAGGAGGGACTGGCCCTCCTCAACGGCACCGACGGCATGCTCGGCATGCTGGTCATGGCGCTGGCCGACCTGGACATGCTGTACACCTCGGCCGACATCACCGCCGCGATCTCCCTGGAGGCCCTGCTCGGCACGGACAGGGTCCTCGCGCCCGAACTGCACGCCATCCGCCCGCACCCCGGGCAGGCGGCCTCCGCGGCCAACATGCTCGCCGTACTGAAGGGGTCGGAGCTCACCGGGCACCACCAGGACGACGCACCCCGCGTGCAGGACGCGTACTCCGTGCGGTGCGCTCCGCAGGTGGCCGGGGCCGGGCGCGACACTCTCGCGCACGCGCGGCTCGTCGCCGAGCGGGAGCTGGCGGCGGCGGTCGACAATCCTGTGGTCCTGCCGGACGGGAGGGTCGAGTCCAACGGGAACTTCCACGGTGCGCCGGTCGCCTACGTCCTCGACTTCCTCGCCATCGCGGTGGCGGATCTCGCGTCGATCGCGGAGCGGCGGACGGACCGGCTGCTCGACAAGAACCGGTCGCACGGGCTGCCGCCGTTCCTCGCGGACGACGCCGGGGTCGACTCCGGGCTGATGATCGCGCAGTACACGCAGGCGGCGCTGGTGAGCGAGCTGAAGCGGCTCGCCGTGCCGGCGTCGGCCGACTCGATTCCGTCCTCCGCGATGCAGGAGGACCATGTGTCGATGGGGTGGTCGGCGGCGCGGAAGCTGCGGACCGCCGTGGACAACCTCACGCGGGTGCTGGCCGTCGAGTTGTACGCCGGGACGCGGGGCGTCGAGCTGCGGGAGGGCCTGGTGGCCGCGCCAGCGACGCGGGCGGTGGTGGAGGCTGTGCGCGGGGCCGGGGTGGAAGGACCGGGGGCGGACCGGTTCCTCGCGCCCGATCTGGCGTTGGCCGACGCGTTCGTACGGGACGGGCGGTTGGTGGCCGCGGCCGAGTCCGTGACCGGGCCGCTCGCCTGA